In Rhodospirillaceae bacterium, one genomic interval encodes:
- a CDS encoding TolC family protein: MIKSGIQRVVLSIFAVLCAADFAVANPLNDELVYIVTNHPNIKAGSKTIESRHEQIRQSQAGYYPSVDLNATAGPEYINSPGERSENGKPSSRTKQTATLTMTQNLFNGFSTASNVKVSRLNKALAGITQEGTIQNTIFEGISNYVDVLRQRHLLGLSRTSVINIEHQLNLEDERVQRGSGIAVDVLQAKSRLQIAKERQVSFEGALEDAVSRYAQVFNHAPNISSMTDPVPPVEVIPSAIDRAMDIALQENPAVGNSVVTMEVARTQKAIRRAEYFPTFDMVSTMNIEKNNGAVLGTRRDYSFVLQANMNLFNGFSTEAGVSQTNFDYRATKDNHLFVTRQIIQQTRLAWQALVTSRQRVQLLENAVNIAAEVFTARKKLREAGKETVINVLDAENEVINAQINYTSATFDERIAIY; the protein is encoded by the coding sequence GTGATAAAATCTGGGATACAACGAGTCGTTTTATCGATTTTTGCTGTGCTGTGCGCGGCAGATTTTGCGGTGGCCAATCCGCTAAATGACGAACTGGTCTACATCGTCACCAACCATCCGAATATCAAAGCTGGTAGCAAGACCATTGAATCGCGTCATGAACAAATTCGCCAATCACAGGCCGGTTATTATCCTAGCGTTGATCTAAACGCGACCGCTGGGCCTGAGTATATTAACAGCCCCGGCGAACGCTCCGAGAACGGCAAGCCGTCATCCCGCACAAAACAAACGGCTACCCTGACGATGACACAAAACCTGTTTAATGGGTTCAGCACGGCATCAAACGTGAAGGTCTCCCGGCTCAACAAAGCCCTCGCCGGCATCACCCAGGAAGGGACAATTCAGAACACCATTTTCGAGGGGATCAGCAACTATGTCGACGTGTTGCGGCAACGCCATCTGCTCGGATTATCGCGCACCAGCGTTATTAACATCGAACACCAATTAAATCTGGAAGACGAACGGGTGCAACGCGGGTCAGGCATTGCGGTTGATGTTCTGCAAGCCAAGTCACGGCTGCAAATTGCCAAAGAACGCCAAGTCTCCTTCGAAGGCGCATTGGAAGATGCGGTCAGTCGATATGCGCAGGTTTTTAATCACGCGCCAAATATCAGTTCCATGACCGATCCTGTGCCGCCGGTAGAAGTTATCCCAAGCGCAATTGACCGCGCCATGGATATCGCCCTTCAGGAAAATCCAGCGGTTGGCAACAGTGTCGTCACCATGGAAGTGGCACGCACCCAAAAGGCCATCCGCCGAGCGGAATACTTCCCGACCTTCGACATGGTCAGCACCATGAACATTGAAAAAAATAACGGTGCGGTTCTTGGCACCCGGCGCGATTATTCGTTTGTTCTTCAGGCCAATATGAATTTGTTCAATGGGTTTTCGACGGAAGCTGGTGTCTCACAAACAAACTTTGATTATCGCGCCACCAAAGACAATCACCTGTTCGTCACCCGCCAGATCATTCAGCAAACCCGACTTGCCTGGCAGGCCCTGGTAACATCTCGCCAACGGGTTCAGCTTTTGGAAAACGCGGTTAACATTGCGGCGGAAGTTTTCACGGCGCGAAAGAAGCTTCGTGAAGCCGGTAAGGAAACCGTCATTAACGTGCTGGATGCCGAGAACGAAGTCATCAATGCGCAGATCAATTACACCTCCGCCACCTTTGATGAACGGATTGCCATCTATTAG
- a CDS encoding threonine aldolase family protein, with product MTPIRIDLHSDTQTRPSAAMRDVMANAEVGDEQMGEDPSVNQLQEMVAKLLGKEAALFLPSGTMCNLIALSVHCRSGDEIMSDRTAHILNVEGAGAAVIGGSFIRPLDGENGIFSADQVRASMRSGSRYGPLSRVVSVEQTSNGGGGTVWPLATIKDVAETAGDLGLIMHMDGARLLNAAVSSGVSAKDFSDPFESVWIDLSKGLGCPIGGVLAGSAEFIKQAWRWKQRLGGAMRQAGIAAAAGIYALENNVERMVEDHDNARLLAERLANMGGLDINLETVQSNLVFFDVKNTGMSGADMEAKLAEHGVRISNVRDTRMRAVTHLDVSRDQVEEAADVVRKVLEET from the coding sequence ATGACCCCGATCCGCATCGACTTGCACAGCGACACCCAAACCCGCCCTTCCGCCGCAATGCGCGACGTTATGGCCAATGCCGAAGTTGGCGATGAGCAAATGGGTGAAGACCCAAGCGTTAACCAGCTTCAGGAAATGGTCGCAAAGCTTCTGGGCAAGGAAGCCGCCTTGTTCCTGCCCAGCGGCACCATGTGCAACCTAATCGCGCTGTCAGTTCACTGCCGGTCGGGTGACGAGATTATGTCTGACCGCACGGCGCATATTTTGAACGTTGAAGGTGCAGGTGCGGCGGTGATTGGCGGTTCGTTTATCCGGCCGCTAGACGGCGAGAACGGAATTTTTTCGGCAGATCAAGTCAGGGCGTCGATGCGGTCCGGCAGTCGTTACGGTCCGCTCAGCCGCGTTGTCAGTGTTGAGCAAACATCCAATGGCGGCGGTGGCACGGTCTGGCCGTTGGCCACCATTAAAGACGTTGCTGAGACGGCTGGAGACCTCGGCCTGATCATGCACATGGATGGTGCGCGGCTTCTGAATGCAGCCGTCTCCAGCGGTGTGAGTGCGAAAGATTTCTCGGACCCGTTTGAGTCGGTTTGGATTGATCTCAGCAAAGGCCTCGGCTGCCCCATTGGTGGCGTCTTGGCGGGGTCGGCTGAATTCATCAAACAAGCCTGGCGCTGGAAACAACGCCTCGGGGGGGCCATGCGGCAAGCTGGAATTGCCGCGGCGGCGGGTATTTACGCACTAGAAAATAATGTTGAACGGATGGTGGAAGATCATGACAACGCCCGGCTGCTGGCCGAGCGATTGGCGAACATGGGCGGGCTGGATATCAATCTTGAGACCGTTCAATCCAACCTCGTGTTCTTCGATGTGAAAAACACCGGCATGTCCGGTGCCGACATGGAAGCCAAGTTGGCTGAACATGGCGTGCGCATCAGTAACGTTCGCGACACACGCATGCGCGCCGTAACCCATTTAGATGTCAGCCGCGACCAAGTCGAGGAAGCTGCCGATGTTGTTCGTAAAGTATTAGAGGAAACCTAA
- a CDS encoding D-2-hydroxyacid dehydrogenase, whose product MKAIYFTHFGVELFAPTEDEAPGVEFVRVDEIEELAPVAKDCEMIVVSGSRYNAEAADVICNKMPDLKWIQSTAIGTDRFTTAGLPDDVLFTNAAGFKGKTVSEHGFAMMLGLFHRMPWVERNRQSRDWDRKNIRDNCVSAEGKSIVIIGYGSIGQEFARKARAFDMNVVVVSRKTPAADDPNVDTYIPLSNLNEALKGADVVAPCLPLTEDTKYMISDAELALMNPGAVAINIARGGIYEEAAIIRALESGHLGGAGIDVYEKEEDYEEGASLENEPLWARDDIIVTPHMASAGGPVLPPIRDLVFENFRRMNAGEALKNLVEFD is encoded by the coding sequence ATGAAGGCGATTTATTTTACCCATTTCGGCGTTGAACTGTTTGCCCCGACTGAAGACGAAGCTCCCGGCGTTGAATTTGTCCGTGTGGATGAGATCGAGGAATTAGCTCCAGTTGCCAAAGACTGTGAAATGATCGTCGTTTCCGGTAGTCGCTATAACGCCGAAGCCGCCGATGTCATTTGCAACAAAATGCCGGATTTAAAATGGATACAATCGACCGCCATCGGCACAGACCGGTTCACCACTGCGGGTCTGCCGGACGACGTGCTGTTTACCAATGCGGCCGGCTTTAAAGGCAAGACGGTTTCCGAACACGGCTTTGCAATGATGCTGGGGCTGTTCCACCGCATGCCGTGGGTTGAACGCAATCGCCAATCTCGTGATTGGGACAGGAAGAACATCCGCGACAACTGCGTCTCGGCGGAAGGCAAATCCATCGTCATCATCGGCTATGGTTCCATCGGTCAAGAATTCGCCCGAAAGGCCAGGGCATTTGATATGAACGTGGTTGTCGTCAGCCGCAAAACTCCTGCGGCGGATGACCCCAACGTCGATACCTATATCCCGCTCTCCAACCTAAATGAAGCCTTGAAAGGTGCTGACGTTGTCGCACCCTGCCTTCCTTTGACAGAAGATACAAAATACATGATCAGCGATGCGGAATTGGCGCTCATGAACCCCGGCGCGGTCGCCATCAACATCGCCCGTGGTGGCATCTACGAAGAAGCCGCCATCATCCGGGCTCTTGAAAGCGGTCACCTGGGTGGCGCTGGAATCGACGTCTACGAAAAAGAAGAAGACTACGAAGAGGGCGCATCGCTTGAAAATGAACCCTTGTGGGCACGAGATGACATCATCGTAACCCCCCACATGGCGTCAGCCGGCGGCCCCGTCCTGCCCCCCATCCGCGACCTCGTTTTCGAAAACTTTCGTCGAATGAATGCGGGTGAAGCGTTGAAGAATTTGGTTGAGTTTGATTGA